The Microbacterium phyllosphaerae region GGCCTCGGCATCCACAGCCCCGCCGGGCGCCACGAAGCCGGGCACATCGGCGATCGCATACCGAACGGTGTATCCCGATTCCCGCCTCTCGAGGTGGAACGCCTGGTCGAGGTCGCGGGATCCGCGCGGGTCGAGCGTGGCGAAGGGGATGTCGCGCAGGTCGAGTGTGGGAGACGTCGCTTCCGAGGCCGCGGCTTCGGCCAGCACCTCGGCAGGGAACTCGGTGGGAGCCTCGAGCGATTCCCGGAGCGCCGCGAGCGCCGCAGCGAGTTCGGTCTGCGCGGCGGAGGGAGCAACGTGGGATCGGCGCTGAGGCATGCCCCCACACTAGGCGTCGGGGCGTGCCGGATCATGACCGCGGATCCCAGATATGACGGTGCAGAGAGGATCAGGGATGAGCGTCGGACCCGATCGGCGCACCATCCGAAACCTGTGATTCCCGTGTCTGTCCGGCCCGCACCGGAATACTGGGCGTTAGCGTGGGGGCATGACCACTGCTGCGAAAGCCCAGACCCTGATCGGACTCTACGAAGCCCCGGAGATCCTCCGTGTCGTCAACGTGTGGGATGTCGTGTCCGCCCGAGCGGTCGCGAAGCTCCCGGAGACCAAGGCGATCGCCACCGCAGGACACGGCATCGCCGCGTCGTTCGGATTCGAGGACGGCACCATCACCCGCGACATCATGATCGACATGGTCGGACGCATCGCGGCATCCGTCTCCGTGCCCGTGACCGCCGACCTCGACGACGGATACGACGATGCGGGGGAGACGACCCGTCTCGCGATCGGCGCCGGCGTCGTCGGCGCCAACGTCGAGGACCGCCTCAAGCCCTTCGACGAGTCCGTCGCCGTGGTGGAGGCCATCGTCAAGGCCGCCGAGGCCGAGGGTGTTCCCTTCGCGCTCAACGCCCGCACCGACGCGTTCGTACGTGCAGGCCACCGACCCGTGGCCGAGAGCATCGCCGACGCGATCCAGCGCGGACGTGCGTTCCTCGACGCCGGAGCCACCGCTGTCTTCGTGCCGGGCATGCTCGACGCGAACATCACGCGTCAGCTCGTCGAGGGTCTCGGAGAGGGCAAGCTCAGCGTGATCGGCCTGCCCGGAACGCTCGCGGCGTCGGAGTACGAGAAGCTCGGCGTCGCGCGCATCTCGTACGGCCCCCTCCCTCAGCGCGTGGCGCTCACCGCCGTCCAGGAGCTCGCCGCGAGCCTTTACGCGGGCGGCGTGATCCCCAACGGACTTCCCGCACTCAACTGACGCATCGCGAAAACGAGTGACCACCGGTCAGTAGACTTGCCCGGTGGTCACTCGTCTATCGAAATTCTTCCTCCGCACGCTCCGTGAAGACCCTGCAGGCGCAGAGGTCGCGAGCCACAAGCTGCTGATCCGCGCCGGGTACATCCGACCGCAGGCAGCCGGCATCTTCGCGTGGCTCCCGCTCGGTCTGCGAGTCAAGGCGAAGATCGAGACCGTCGTCCGCGAGGAGATGGCTGCCGCAGGCGCACAGGAAGTGCACTTCCCGGCTCTGATGCCCCGCGAGTCGTACGAGGCGACCGGGCGCTGGGACGAGTACGGCGACTTGCTGTTCCGACTCCAGGATCGCAAGGGCGGCGACTACCTGCTGGCTCCGACGCACGAAGAGGCGTTCACCCTGCTCGTGAAGGACCTGTACTCGTCGTACAAGGATCTGCCCCTCACGATCTATCAGATCCAGGACAAGTACCGCGATGAGGCCCGCCCGCGTGCAGGCCTGCTCCGCGGACGCGAGTTCACGATGAAGGATGCGTACTCGTTCGACGCGTCCGACGAGGGCCTCGACGTCAGCTACCAGGCTCAGCGCGATGCGTACGAGCGCATCTTCCAGCGCCTGGGTCTCGAGTACGTGATCGTCCAGGCGGATGCCGGCGCGATGGGCGGTTCGCGAAGCGAGGAGTTCCTCCACCCGACCCCCGTCGGTGAGGACACGTTCGTCCGCAGCGCCGGCGGATATGCCGCCAACGTCGAAGCCTTCACGACCGCCGTCCCCGACGCGATCGCGTTCGACGCGGACGCTGCGCCGGTGGTCTTCGACTCGCCGAACACGCCCACGATCGAGACACTCGTCACTCACTCGAACGCGCACCTGGACGGCGACTATACGGCGGCCGACACGCTGAAGAACGTCGTGCTCGCGCTCACGCACCTCGACGGCACCCGTGAGCTCGTCGTCGTCGGAATCCCGGGCGACCGCGAGGTCGACGAGAAGCGCGCCGAGGTGGCATTCGCGCCCGCCGAGGTCGAGACCGCCACGGCAGACGACTTCGAGAAGAACCCGCTGCTCGTCAAGGGCTACATCGGCCCCTGGTCGCCCACCGGTGCGGTGCTCGGCGAGGAATCGGCGACGGGCATCCGCTATCTCGTCGACCCCCGTGTGAGCGAGGGAACGAGCTGGATCACGGGTGCGAATCTCGATGAGAAGCACGCGCACTCGGTCGTCGCAGGGCGTGACTTCTTCGCGGACGGCATCGTCGAGATCGCGAACGTCCGCGCGGGAGATCCCGCTCCGGACGGCTCCGGTCCGGTCGAGCTCGCACGCGGCATGGAGATCGGCCACGTGTTCCAGTTGGGGCGCAAGTACGCAGAGGCGCTCGGCCTCAAGGTGCTGAACGAGAACGGCAAGCTCGTCACCGTCACGATGGGCTCGTACGGTATCGGCGTCACTCGTATCCTGGCGATCATCGCTGAGCTGAACAACGACGAGAAGGGCCTCATCTGGCCCGCATCCGTCGCTCCGTTCGACGTGCAGGTCGTCGCCGCCGGTCGCGATCAGGTCGCTTTCGACGTGGCCGCCGACCTCTCGGCGCAGCTCGAGTCGGCCGGGCTCGACGTGCTCTACGACGATCGTCCCAAGGTCTCGCCCGGAGTCAAGTTCGGCGACGCCGAGCTGGTGGGTGTTCCGAAGATCGTCATCGTCGGACGTGGCGCTGCCGACGGTCAGGTCGAGCTGTGGGATCGCAGCACCGGTGACCGCACCTCGGTGTCGATCGTCGACGCCGTCGACAGTCTC contains the following coding sequences:
- a CDS encoding proline--tRNA ligase, which encodes MVTRLSKFFLRTLREDPAGAEVASHKLLIRAGYIRPQAAGIFAWLPLGLRVKAKIETVVREEMAAAGAQEVHFPALMPRESYEATGRWDEYGDLLFRLQDRKGGDYLLAPTHEEAFTLLVKDLYSSYKDLPLTIYQIQDKYRDEARPRAGLLRGREFTMKDAYSFDASDEGLDVSYQAQRDAYERIFQRLGLEYVIVQADAGAMGGSRSEEFLHPTPVGEDTFVRSAGGYAANVEAFTTAVPDAIAFDADAAPVVFDSPNTPTIETLVTHSNAHLDGDYTAADTLKNVVLALTHLDGTRELVVVGIPGDREVDEKRAEVAFAPAEVETATADDFEKNPLLVKGYIGPWSPTGAVLGEESATGIRYLVDPRVSEGTSWITGANLDEKHAHSVVAGRDFFADGIVEIANVRAGDPAPDGSGPVELARGMEIGHVFQLGRKYAEALGLKVLNENGKLVTVTMGSYGIGVTRILAIIAELNNDEKGLIWPASVAPFDVQVVAAGRDQVAFDVAADLSAQLESAGLDVLYDDRPKVSPGVKFGDAELVGVPKIVIVGRGAADGQVELWDRSTGDRTSVSIVDAVDSLSRR
- a CDS encoding isocitrate lyase/PEP mutase family protein; this encodes MTTAAKAQTLIGLYEAPEILRVVNVWDVVSARAVAKLPETKAIATAGHGIAASFGFEDGTITRDIMIDMVGRIAASVSVPVTADLDDGYDDAGETTRLAIGAGVVGANVEDRLKPFDESVAVVEAIVKAAEAEGVPFALNARTDAFVRAGHRPVAESIADAIQRGRAFLDAGATAVFVPGMLDANITRQLVEGLGEGKLSVIGLPGTLAASEYEKLGVARISYGPLPQRVALTAVQELAASLYAGGVIPNGLPALN